In the Telopea speciosissima isolate NSW1024214 ecotype Mountain lineage chromosome 2, Tspe_v1, whole genome shotgun sequence genome, one interval contains:
- the LOC122650700 gene encoding uncharacterized protein LOC122650700 — MASPSSYLSSIPILTGDNFQQWVKDLELHFGLLNLDLTLREPKPNALTDKSTTKEKTKFKKWDNANRKFILFVKKAVPETIRENVEVKDTTVEFLNAVKARFELNTKA; from the coding sequence ATGGCTAGTCCTTCCAGTTATTTGTCTTCTATCCCAATTCTTACTGGGGATAACTTTCAGCAATGGGTGAAAGATTTGGAATTGCATTTCGGTCTCCTAAACTTAGACTTGACACTTAGGGAGCCTAAACCTAATGCTCTCACAGACAAAAGCACCACTAAGgagaaaaccaagtttaaaaAATGGGATAATGCAAATAGAAAATTCATATTATTTGTAAAGAAGGCAGTTCCTGAGACCATACGTGAGAATGTAGAAGTCAAAGACACTACCGTAGAGTTCCTGAATGCTGTAAAGGCTAGGTTTGAACTTAACACAAAGGCTTAA